The stretch of DNA TCTCTAACCTCTCCCTCTCATGTTTTCTCAGTCAAAACATAAATTAATGTCAAAATTCACAAGTCAATTATTTACGCGGTTGTCGACATCGGGATAGGGGATCGATTTACGTATAAcctttaatttaaaaaaaaatgaaaaacccaTTACACTGTACTACactgaaaaaaagagaaaaagaaaagtaaaacaaaaaataaagttagaaaacCTGCGTACTACACtgagaaaaaaacaaaaaaacaagcaAACTAACTGACGGAATCGATGCATATAACTGACGTCCAACCCTACCCGGCGTCCGACAATCACCGGCAGCATCCCACCCTCGCCGGCAACGTCCCACCATCCCACCATCGTCGGCGTCCCAAAATAACTACATAAATCGATGCATATAACTGACGGAATAATACCGACACCATATCAACGGTCTAACGCCGACGAACTTCAGGCGAAGCGCCGACAGCAGTAACGAACCCAATAAACCCACCCCACTACACCTTAATTAATTTAGACCATAAACCTTAAttagaaagaaaataaaaaaaaaagtaatcaaattaataaataataagatTAACGGATGAATTATTTGTTCGTCACTTGAATAATCTTTCATAATTGAAGAGTTTTAATTTGGTTGAAGATGGTAAGGTTTCAATACTAGAGAGAAggagagagaattaggtttactgttttttttttgtgaagggCAAACAAATGGAAAGTGTGGTGTAAaaagtactgtaatgagtaaaaaacgtactgcgaaaataaattacgtaaaaatataggagttaaataatgaaaagtattgaatatgatggtttaggggtggttggggtggtaaataaagaaaagagtgaAGGGTAAGAAAGTcaaaaaacatgtccaaatatggcaaatgaaacagttatgtgaatagacgaaatggcaaatgggacagttatttaaaataggagggagtagtaaaAAATAAATAAGGAGTATCAATTAAATTGTGTTTTTTTCCCTTTGTTTTCATCTCAAATATTTGCGAAAAATCGTTTTAGACCGGTATTATTATACAACCTTTGTTCTTATCACTTGAGCTAACTCTTGATCTCAACTATCGAGCCAAAATAAGGATGACTATCAATATGTTTGGGTGATTATTTAGGTAAATAAATAACATGGATTTATTGTAAAACCGCATTAAAAGACATTTGTAATTTATCATTTCTAATGGTGTTAAAACTCGTGTGGGAGAGTTTACCGCTCTAATGGTCATACCCGGCTCGAGTCCGGACTAAATCAGATtgtctaccaaaaaaaaaaggaaaaaaaaattctcTGATCATATTCGCCACGACTCGAGCTGATTAACTCAGTGAAGAGATCAATCTCACAGTCTCACCGATCAATTCAATTCCTCGATCGATTTCCAATTTCATCATTCTTCAGGTAATTTCTTATTTTCATTTTCCGTTTTAATTATATCATCAATTTCCCAAATTTATCGACATTATTCATCCCGTATCCAAAAATTTAGGGTTTCTTGATTTCCCCTTCGTCAATATTAGggtttttgttcagtttaatcCGATTAATTGTTATTTATATTGTCGTAGTTGAATTAGGGGGAGAAACTAGATAGAAaaatgggaggaggaggaggaggagatttCAGGAACAAGGTATGGAGTATGTCAGGTGGACCCAACTGTAGGCCTAAACACTGGCGTCGTAATACCGCCTTTGCGCTCTTCGGTATCTTCCTTGTTTGTGTTCCTATTGCTGTCAAATCTGCCCAGCTTGAGGTATTTCCGGGTTTTTATTCTGCTTTTTGGTGATTGAAGCTAATTTGATTTATTTAAGTACAATGTGGGTAAGTGTGTTCTTAAATGTGAAGTTAGTTGGTTGGATCGTTGTGAAATCACGACATGGGCCGGGTCTTGGCCGTGCTCCAATTGATCAATCTTTTACTCCGTCCATCCCAAAATAATCATCTTGTTTGTATAATGCCGGATGCCAATTTTTATAATTGGATACGGAAAAGTAGAGAGAAGTACGACAAAGCTTACTTGGTAGCCGATAGTCTTTAGTATTGAAAAAGGAGTGTAGGAAGATTATTGTTGAATggagggtgtgtttggatagcaaaaatggagggaaagggaggggatggggaaggagggaaaggaaagggagagaagggaaagggagggggaatgggttgtgggtgtttggatacaattccTTCCAAATCtcgcctattgtggagagattttgattaggcttgaaggagagaaattggatccctccaaatctctccccctccatttccctcccccCTCATCTGCTATTCAAAAAAAGGATTTCAAAtgccctactctccctccctttcttttccctccaattccttcaatccaaacacaccctagtGCGGAACAGTCAGATGTGACTGCTTATATGAGGTGGAGCTCTCTTCACAATCGTTGTGGTTGTATGAAGGGCATTGCGCTTATTATATCATGGTCTTTGCTAATTGGGGATGGAAAACAAAGAACGGGAGTTTAGACATTTAATGAAGGTGATCGCTAAATGAGATAAATCGTAATTTGAAAGGTCATCTTTAAATTTCAACGTTTATTGTTCCATAATAGAGAGGAATGTATCGGTCTTGGAGGAATGGTGATAAGGATGCTAGGAGCCTAGGAGgagatgatgaggaagatgaattTTTCGGGCTACATTCTGACTTAATTTGTTGTCTCTTTATCTAAGTAAATTAGAATTGTATTTGTTTGCCATTCTTCTCTTTTATGCTGCTATTCACATTCAGGTATTGTAGTCTTTAGATAGTTTATGAAGTTGGATTAACACAAGAAAACTTCTTTTTGGCGGACAATGCTCTGGTCTGTTAATCCATCTGTGTGCAGCAGTTCAActttttttttaggtgaaatgtTAATATATTATCATAATCATGAAGAAATACGTCACCCTAAATGGTAACTTGATACCACACACTTTTAGAACTGCCTTACAAGTTCAAGCCAAGGAGTACTAATTTTATGCTTAATCACTCCTATTCTAGATAAGACTCTAGGTAGAATATCATTCTTGATACGCTGGAAAACAATCCTTGAACGGTCAACTGCCCCTTCCAATCTACATTTGTCACGAGACATCCAAATGTGGTAGACCATACTAGCTAGTCCTGCCAGAATAATTTGCTTCCTGAGTAATGATTTACACCGCAAATGAACACACCATTCCACAATCTCTTCTCCCTGAAGATCAATTTGTAACCACATTTGAACCAGTTGAAGGCACTGTGCACTAAACGGACACTCATAGTAGAGATGAGAGCACGAGCAGTTCAACTATTATAAACAGTCAACCTTCACACTGTTAATTAGTACCATAGCCTTTGATGTTTATCCATCCAgtcatttgttgttgttgttttttttttttttgttcttgggCGTGGATTTGGTTAACCATACCAAAATCGAGTGCATGAAGTATTGATTGGCCCCGGTTATTCCAGCTGGCTATTCATTTGTTTTCGGACGTTATACAATATCTGTGTTGGGTTTTAGCTATTTCGTTCTTATGTCTTTGTTGTAGAAATACTAACGACAGAATATCTTGCAGCAACGACCTCATGAGCCTGTTCGCCCCATTCCTTCTCAGATGTGGTGCAAGAATTTCGGTAACAAAGAATACTAAAGCTTCCTCAACATGTTGATTCTGTACTGCTGTGTGTCTTAAATGGAAACCGTAGTCAACCTTCTCTATAATATGTTACTCTCAAGTGGAGTAGCTTTATGTATTGGCCTTTGAGGAACTCTTAATAAATTAAAATCGAACGAATTGGTAGTCATGTTTTTGTAGCTTGTATCTTCCTGGAATTGCCACAATATTTGTATTTGGTGGCTGTTGTAACAATCTTTGAATTGACTGTCATCATACTTGGCCTTTTGATAATCTGATTTCGATATGACCTCTCAAACTCTCATGTGTGACCAAGTTATTGGTTGAATAAAAAGGGAAACAGGTCACTTTGCATTGATTTTTATTTATTTGACGATTCATGCCCACTCCGCTCTCTTGTTTCTTTGGTCTCATGTTCCTTTGCTGCACCATTTCTCCGTATGCCAGAGACGAGTTTAGTTGCAGGTTCGCTATGGGACAGCAGGTTCGGCCTATGTAATCTTTTGAAAGTGCATTGGTTGGACGCGCTTTTTTGCAGGGCTACATGGACCGAGTCAAAGGCCAGGGCAACCAATGAATAGCTAGACCAACAAGTTCAGGCTTCTTGAACCACAGATtgttctcttctccttctttaCCCGACAAAATCATGGTTAAGAATCTTGGCAGGGATTCAGGTATGTTGTAACTTTTCTTTTTTTGGAGGAATGATGGGTGCCTGAGATTAGTATACGATGCTTTGCGACTCAGATACCTCTGTTCTAGACATGAGCAGAAGAAGACAGACATGGGGAATATGATGCCCTTCATTCCTGTCTTTCCATACTAGGGATCTGATTCTTAATTTCCTCGGAAATCTATTTCATGAAAAGGTTTATTTATTTGATTCAGTAATTTTAGTAACCTTTGCGTAGGGGCAGTGCTACTCTTTTTTCAATCGAAGATTGATACGTGTGGGTTGTTATGACTAGGTTCTTGGATCAACGGCTCGAATTTGATTATATGATACTGTTTAGTCTAATCTTCGTTTATATCAACCTGAAAGCAGTCTTGGATCAACGgctcctgtttttttttttttttttcaattaacgAAAgtatattgtgatgaattttttTAAATGATGTGTTTACCATGTTATCATACACTTTGCCAATTAAAAAGtgaatttttatttttcttagaTTCTACTAGATAATAAATGGCAAGTTTTATTCATTCAAATATTCGTATTAGTTTGAATGTACCGATGACATGGTATAACTTGTGTACCCAATAATTTCTTGTGATGTCACAAGTAAAGGAACACTTTGATGAGGTATTGTGGAAGGCATCAAGGATTCAAGGCAGTAATGAAACTCCGATAGTTTATGGTAAGTTGTATTGTTGTACTCGATCATCTCCGTCAGTTTGTTCacaattttttgtgtttttctatGCGGGTCCTTTTAATCAATGTAAACGAATGATTTGAAAGTTGAAACAAAAGGGGAATAGTAGAGCAGCCCATACATTACTCCTAAAAATGGGATTTACAGTCAAATATGATAATCTCCTATTCTCATTATTCATTTAACTTTTTGGCATGGAATAATTTGCGTATTTATTTATGGGGTATATAACATGAGGTGAAAACACCTAAATCTGAACATTATGCCTAAACTTTATTAAGAATAGAATATGTCATGTGGTTTCATTGCAAATTTTTATGTTTTTCTATGCGATAAATGGACAATAGGTTATGTGGATGATCAAATTACCCTTTaaaaatatttttatataaaggtaaacaaatgactgagaggACCATAAAtggaatatgtaaacaaatgaccggaataGTGGGAGTATTATACTATTATGTTAATCTCATTGTCATCACACTCATCAAGATTAATATAGTCGATAATATAAAAGTCAAAACTAATTTACAACATTATTAATATATTATGTTAATCTCATTGTCATCATACTCTTCAAGATTAATATAGTCGATAACTTAAAAGTCAAAACTAATTTACAACATTTTATACAATCATCTGTCGACTTTTGTAGTCCATGTCGTGTTTCACTTATCACTACCTTTATTATATGACCCTTAAATAAGACGTAATATACAAGGTATCACAAGGATAAGATAGAGGAACAGAAAATGAAACATGAAATGAGACAGATGATTCACATTGTTCATTCCAAAGAGTTCAGTTGGCGATGCCACACACAATATGTTGTTAATTGTGCAAAAACTTATGGTATCTGAACTGAAAACAGGTTAAAAACTTTGTTCGTCCCTAGCTGAGGACCTTGGAGAAAATGATAAGAGGAGTCGAGATTTATAAactactagtattggtgcccggcttcgcccgggctacctctacttaccattaaataaaattacataacctataaatttatcattaatatatttttctatgacatatcctaaaattactacgattaaataaattttgagacaaattcactactcccgttattaatattttactcttattaatgaaacaatagtaataacatttcactacttgcccgtaatcatggttactttcactactcccgccgtaattactgttactgtcactactgctgcattaatattgataatttcactactcccgccgacTTTCACTATTgctgcattaatattgattatttcactactcccgttattGTTTCTACCATTTTtataatctcgctgataatattgttacttttactatttaaatgagtgattactatcatataactatatccaatgttactacaattcttttctttattgacGAAATTAcatttactacttaggcatgcaattttaagaggattatatatttatataaatatatattacatatatgcattaaatcaaatcgaaagaattatgcaaaattatatattatggaatataacttgaattatttataacatacttatattatatttttgtatgtttaataaaattgcatagattttaaatttaatactccctctatttttctatatatgactttctcacatttcgagacacacacttctctcttcaacatctctcaaattatatgcttaaatatagtgatatgtatactcatatgaaagagtttttcataaggaatttaatagtttaattattttaattttttaccaaatatatttttgaaaatattaaagtcaaaggcttgcCTCGAAAAAgtaaaacgtcatatattaaaaaatggagggagtatataattgtatgatgataatagttaataccataagtgtgcatgtttatactaattaattattttattttaaggaaattgaccatctttatTTTAgtgttctataaatatttaggaaaattaccgagtatattctttttttaattttataattaatttgtataactttctttaattacattgaactcccttggtttctggatttaatatatagtagtattgattgattgatttgttaTGAAATATCTTtagatattatatggatgtccatatattACCGTATCTTTAAGAAATATCCTATTACCATATTACAGATGTACTCTTATACTATATATACTCTTCATATAAATAAAGCTGAATACTTTTCTACTTGCTCTTTATATACTCCCTATAACTCTCTTTATACTATTGACTTTGTGTGTGAatatttaatatttaatcatTGAGTCAAGACTCAAGAAGGCCAGATGATAATTTTACACAAAGTTATGAAAAAACCAGCAAAGTCGAGCCTCCTAGCATAATTATTCCGTTTTAAAACTAAAACAGATACGCCTCCCTTAATCTTTAAATTAAGAGTACCGTACGTGTTAGTAGTTCCCATAAATAGCGGTAGCTTCTGAAAGCATCCTTCCAAAAAAATACACACTTGAAACATTCAATCTACAAATCGTATCAAATCAAACACAAACAAACACTTACTTTTAGCCCGCGTTATCTCAACAACGTCACCTCATTTTGTTCTTCAAACTATACTGTTTCCTTTATACTGTAAGTCAATTCCTCGCATTTCATCTCTAATTCTtcatttttcaattttatttTCTGTAATTCGTCTTCTACAATGTCGTAATTCTGTGTCCTGAATTTGTTGAACAGGTGTTAAATATGTGGAGATTGACGCGATCAGCGACGGCGAGTTTTCAGCGATCGCGGAGGTTTTCGATGGCGGCTGCGGCGGCGATTCCTGGTCCTTCTATTGTTGATAAGCGCGGCATTGATATTCTTCATGATCCTTGGTTTAATAAGGTTTAATTTTAGTTATTTTTTGTTATCCTTAATTATTTTCTGCGTTAATTGACTTTAATAGTGTAATGTTCGATTTCGTAGCGAATTGTGCTGGATATATATGTATTGCAACGTTTAGACGCTAGGATTATGCGACATTGTTGATTTGTTGAAGTTATTTTGACTTTTTCCTCTAGTTTAAAGTCAAACTCGTGAAATTGTCAAATATTATGGTATGTTTTTGAAATTGACATAAAATGAGGAAGCTGATACGAGTACGATTGACGGACGATGCCAGCTCAAACTAATAATAGTCGAATTTGTTGTTGAATTGAAGGAAAGAAATTCATTCCAACAGTAACTGATGAATTTGCGGAATTTGTTTTTTTGGCTAAAAGGAGAT from Silene latifolia isolate original U9 population chromosome 10, ASM4854445v1, whole genome shotgun sequence encodes:
- the LOC141605140 gene encoding uncharacterized protein LOC141605140, which codes for MGGGGGGDFRNKVWSMSGGPNCRPKHWRRNTAFALFGIFLVCVPIAVKSAQLEQRPHEPVRPIPSQMWCKNFGNKEY